One window of Prionailurus bengalensis isolate Pbe53 chromosome B1, Fcat_Pben_1.1_paternal_pri, whole genome shotgun sequence genomic DNA carries:
- the LOC122478926 gene encoding cytochrome c oxidase subunit 7B2, mitochondrial — MMFLLTRNALRRFKIRSIQQIRQSHEKHSPDFHDKYGNIVLASGSAFCVVAWVFTATQIGIEWNLSPVGRVTPEEWNDK; from the coding sequence ATGATGTTTCTCTTGACCAGAAATGCACTAAGAAGGTTCAAGATTCGAAGCATTCAACAAATTAGACAAAGCCATGAAAAACACTCACCAGATTTTCATGACAAATATGGTAATATTGTGCTGGCCAGTGGAAGTGCTTTCTGTGTTGTCGCATGGGTGTTTACAGCCACACAGATTGGAATAGAATGGAACCTGTCTCCTGTTGGCAGAGTCACCCCAGAAGAGTGGAATGATAAATAA